The following proteins are co-located in the Canis aureus isolate CA01 chromosome X, VMU_Caureus_v.1.0, whole genome shotgun sequence genome:
- the MOSPD2 gene encoding motile sperm domain-containing protein 2 isoform X2, producing MAEYHAQNKAKLISETRRRFEAEYVTDKPDKYDPRDVERLQQDDNWVESYLLWRHNVVDETLKMLDESFQWRKEMSVNDLTESSIPRWLLEIGGIYLHGYDKEGNKLFWIRVKYHVKDHKTMLDKKKLIAFWLERYAKRENGKPVTVMFDLSETGINSIDMDFVRFIINCFKVYYPKYLSKMVIFDMPWIMNAAFKIVKSWLGPEAVSLLKFTSKNEVQDYVSVEYLPPHMGGTDPFKYSYPPLVDDDFQTPLCENGPIASEDEASSKEDIESDGKETLETVSNEEQTTLLKKINVTEHTSKAEENEKVDSKMKAFKKPLSVFKGPLLHISPAEELYFGSTESGEKKTLIVLTNVTKNVVAFKVRTTAPEKYRVKPSNSSCDPGASVDIVVSPHGGLTVSAQDRFLIMAAEMEQSSGTGPAELTQFWKEVPRNKVMEHRLRCHIVESSKPTTLTLKDSGFNMSDKTSEDLYLQFATSRRENDFSTP from the exons ATAAGCCAGATAAATATGATCCACGTGATGTTGAAAGGCTACAACAAGATGATAACTGGGTTGAAAGCTACTTACTTTGGAGACATAATGTTGTCGATGAAACTCTGAAGATGCTTGATGAGAGTTTTCAGTGGAGGAAAGAAATGTCTGTTAACG ACCTGACTGAATCCTCCATTCCCAGATGGTTATTGGAAATTGGTGGTATTTATCTCCACGGTTATGACAAAGAAGGCAACAAGTTGT TCTGGATCAGGGTGAAGTATCATGTAAAAGACCATAAAACCATGTTGGACAAAAAGAAGCTTATCGCATTCTGGTTGGAACGTTATGCTAAACGAGAAAATGGGAAACCCGTAACAGTGATGTTCGACCTGTCAGAGACTGGAATAAATAGCATC GACATGGACTTTGTACGCTTTATCATCAACTGCTTTAAGGTTTATTATCCTAAATACCTCT CAAAAATGGTGATCTTTGACATGCCTTGGATAATGAATG CTGCTTTCAAAATTGTGAAATCCTGGCTTGGCCCAGAAGCAGTGAGTTTGTTGAAGTTTACGAGTAAAAATGAAGTCCAAGACTATGTCAGCGTAGAATACCTGCCTCCCCACATGGGTGGAACT GATCCTTTTAAGTATAGCTATCCACCACTAGTAGATGATGACTTCCAGACACCCTTGTGTGAAAATGGGCCTATTGCCAGTGAGGATGAAGCTTCAAGTAAAGAAGATATAGAAAGTGATGGCAAAGAAACCTTGGAAACCGTTTCTAATGAAGAACAAACAACTCTTCTAAAAAAG attaaTGTGACTGAACATACTTCCAaagctgaagaaaatgaaaaggttgaTTCCAAAATGAAAGCTTTCAAAAAACCATTGAGTGTGTTTAAAGGGCCCTTATTACACATCAG CCCAGCGGAAGAACTGTATTTTGGAAGTACAGAATCTGGAGAGAAGAAAACTTTGATAGTGTTGACAAATGTAACGAAAAACGTCGTGGCATTTAAG GTGCGAACAACTGCTCCAGAAAAATACAGAGTCAAGCCAAGCAACAGCAGTTGTGACCCTGGAGCCTCAGTTGATATAGTTGTGTCTCCCCACGGGG GTTTAACAGTCTCTGCCCAAGACCGTTTTCTGATAATGGCTGCAGAAATGGAACAGTCATCTGGTACGGGCCCCGCAGAATTGACTCAGTTCTGGAAAGAAGTTCCAAGAAACAAAGTGATGGAGCATAG GTTAAGATGCCATATTGTTGAGAGCAGTAAACCAACCACCCTGACATTAAAAGACAGTGGTTTTAACATGTCTGATAAAACCAGTGAGGATCTTTATCTACAG TTTGCCACCTCCAGACGTGAAAATGACTTCAGTACACCCTAA
- the MOSPD2 gene encoding motile sperm domain-containing protein 2 isoform X1 yields the protein MAEYHAQNKAKLISETRRRFEAEYVTDKPDKYDPRDVERLQQDDNWVESYLLWRHNVVDETLKMLDESFQWRKEMSVNDLTESSIPRWLLEIGGIYLHGYDKEGNKLFWIRVKYHVKDHKTMLDKKKLIAFWLERYAKRENGKPVTVMFDLSETGINSIDMDFVRFIINCFKVYYPKYLSKMVIFDMPWIMNAAFKIVKSWLGPEAVSLLKFTSKNEVQDYVSVEYLPPHMGGTDPFKYSYPPLVDDDFQTPLCENGPIASEDEASSKEDIESDGKETLETVSNEEQTTLLKKINVTEHTSKAEENEKVDSKMKAFKKPLSVFKGPLLHISPAEELYFGSTESGEKKTLIVLTNVTKNVVAFKVRTTAPEKYRVKPSNSSCDPGASVDIVVSPHGGLTVSAQDRFLIMAAEMEQSSGTGPAELTQFWKEVPRNKVMEHRLRCHIVESSKPTTLTLKDSGFNMSDKTSEDLYLQLNRLLESNRKLEDQVQRCIWFQQLLLSLTMLLLAFVISFFYLLYS from the exons ATAAGCCAGATAAATATGATCCACGTGATGTTGAAAGGCTACAACAAGATGATAACTGGGTTGAAAGCTACTTACTTTGGAGACATAATGTTGTCGATGAAACTCTGAAGATGCTTGATGAGAGTTTTCAGTGGAGGAAAGAAATGTCTGTTAACG ACCTGACTGAATCCTCCATTCCCAGATGGTTATTGGAAATTGGTGGTATTTATCTCCACGGTTATGACAAAGAAGGCAACAAGTTGT TCTGGATCAGGGTGAAGTATCATGTAAAAGACCATAAAACCATGTTGGACAAAAAGAAGCTTATCGCATTCTGGTTGGAACGTTATGCTAAACGAGAAAATGGGAAACCCGTAACAGTGATGTTCGACCTGTCAGAGACTGGAATAAATAGCATC GACATGGACTTTGTACGCTTTATCATCAACTGCTTTAAGGTTTATTATCCTAAATACCTCT CAAAAATGGTGATCTTTGACATGCCTTGGATAATGAATG CTGCTTTCAAAATTGTGAAATCCTGGCTTGGCCCAGAAGCAGTGAGTTTGTTGAAGTTTACGAGTAAAAATGAAGTCCAAGACTATGTCAGCGTAGAATACCTGCCTCCCCACATGGGTGGAACT GATCCTTTTAAGTATAGCTATCCACCACTAGTAGATGATGACTTCCAGACACCCTTGTGTGAAAATGGGCCTATTGCCAGTGAGGATGAAGCTTCAAGTAAAGAAGATATAGAAAGTGATGGCAAAGAAACCTTGGAAACCGTTTCTAATGAAGAACAAACAACTCTTCTAAAAAAG attaaTGTGACTGAACATACTTCCAaagctgaagaaaatgaaaaggttgaTTCCAAAATGAAAGCTTTCAAAAAACCATTGAGTGTGTTTAAAGGGCCCTTATTACACATCAG CCCAGCGGAAGAACTGTATTTTGGAAGTACAGAATCTGGAGAGAAGAAAACTTTGATAGTGTTGACAAATGTAACGAAAAACGTCGTGGCATTTAAG GTGCGAACAACTGCTCCAGAAAAATACAGAGTCAAGCCAAGCAACAGCAGTTGTGACCCTGGAGCCTCAGTTGATATAGTTGTGTCTCCCCACGGGG GTTTAACAGTCTCTGCCCAAGACCGTTTTCTGATAATGGCTGCAGAAATGGAACAGTCATCTGGTACGGGCCCCGCAGAATTGACTCAGTTCTGGAAAGAAGTTCCAAGAAACAAAGTGATGGAGCATAG GTTAAGATGCCATATTGTTGAGAGCAGTAAACCAACCACCCTGACATTAAAAGACAGTGGTTTTAACATGTCTGATAAAACCAGTGAGGATCTTTATCTACAG CTCAATCGTTTACTAGAAAGCAATAGGAAGCTTGAAGACCAAGTTCAGCGTTGTATCTGGTTCCAGCAGCTGCTGCTTTCGTTAACAATGCTCTTGCTTGCTTTTGTCATCTCTTTCTTCTATTTGTTGTACAGTTAA